One segment of Triticum aestivum cultivar Chinese Spring chromosome 2A, IWGSC CS RefSeq v2.1, whole genome shotgun sequence DNA contains the following:
- the LOC123187355 gene encoding uncharacterized protein, protein MGANRRRKSPSPRPSPATLRNGSTAHRRAAPAAPDQFGSRGWWTGPCRCRRWLAAPHWPSQASSVNDGLERSRSFHWDIGTCSSISSGGRHPTSPVHALMD, encoded by the exons ATGGGAGCTAATCGGCGCAGGAAATCCCCGTCCCCGCGTCCGAGCCCCGCCACCCTCCGCAACGGCTCGACCGCCCATCGACGCGCTGCCCCCGCGGCGCCCGACCAGTTCGGCTCTCGCGGCTGGTGGACGGGCCCTTGCCGTTGCCGACGCTGGCTCGCTGCGCCGCACTGGCCCTCACAAGCGTCTTCTGTCAATG ATGGACTTGAGAGGTCAAGGAGTTTCCATTGGGACATCGGGACATGCTCCTCCATCTCCTCCGGTGGACGACACCCAACATCGCCAG TTCATGCACTTATGGACTGA